One window of Microcoleus vaginatus PCC 9802 genomic DNA carries:
- a CDS encoding glycosyltransferase: MFFSVVIPTYNRKPILAKCLLALENQQFGEIVRDYEVIVVDDGSTDGTLEWLAADADLLPHVRSICQSHQGPAAARNLGVEDAKGDTIIFIDSDLVVTEHFLQAHADALLQGYKDTDAVFTYGSVINTCNFDNPTSEPYKITDFSAAYFATGNVAIARHWLLAAGLFDTRFQLYGWEDLELGVRLKKLGLKLIKCPAAVGYHWHPPFSLEQIPGMIDREIQRGRMGVLFYQKHPSWEVRMMIQMTVLHQILWGFLSLGGMLNERTMTPFLQWLIDQGKPQLALEIARIFLNWYNVKAVYAACGKLQVETKIP, translated from the coding sequence GTGTTTTTTAGTGTTGTGATTCCGACGTACAATCGTAAACCGATTTTGGCCAAATGTCTACTGGCTTTGGAAAATCAGCAGTTCGGTGAGATTGTTAGAGACTATGAAGTAATTGTGGTGGACGACGGATCGACGGACGGGACGCTGGAGTGGTTGGCTGCAGATGCCGACTTGTTGCCTCATGTACGATCGATCTGTCAATCTCACCAGGGCCCGGCGGCGGCCCGGAATTTGGGCGTTGAAGATGCTAAGGGCGATACGATTATTTTTATTGACAGCGATTTGGTGGTAACAGAGCATTTTTTGCAAGCACACGCCGATGCTTTACTACAGGGTTACAAAGATACTGATGCTGTTTTTACTTACGGCAGTGTGATTAATACTTGTAATTTCGATAATCCTACCTCAGAGCCTTACAAAATCACCGATTTTTCGGCGGCTTATTTTGCTACGGGAAATGTGGCGATCGCGCGCCACTGGCTACTGGCTGCTGGACTGTTTGACACTCGCTTTCAACTGTACGGATGGGAAGATTTAGAATTGGGTGTTAGGTTGAAAAAATTAGGTTTAAAATTGATTAAATGTCCGGCTGCTGTGGGCTATCACTGGCATCCACCTTTTAGTTTAGAGCAAATTCCGGGCATGATTGATCGAGAAATTCAGCGTGGGAGAATGGGAGTTTTGTTTTATCAAAAACACCCAAGTTGGGAAGTGCGGATGATGATTCAAATGACTGTTTTGCACCAAATCCTGTGGGGATTTTTATCATTAGGTGGGATGCTGAACGAGCGAACGATGACTCCTTTTTTGCAGTGGTTGATTGACCAAGGTAAGCCGCAGTTAGCTTTAGAAATTGCGCGAATTTTTCTGAATTGGTATAACGTGAAAGCCGTGTACGCCGCTTGTGGGAAATTGCAGGTCGAGACAAAGATACCATAA
- a CDS encoding argininosuccinate synthase has translation MSRAKKVVLAYSGGVDTSVCIPYLKNEWGVEEVITLAADLGQGDELEPIRKKALASGASESLVIDATEEFVKDYAFPAIQANALYENRYPLSTALARPLIAKLLVEAAEKYGADAIAHGCTGKGNDQVRFDVSIGALNPKIKILAPAREWKMSREETIAYGEKCGIPSPVKKSSPYSIDRNLLGMAIEAGILEDPWAEPPEEVYLMTKAIEQTPDTPEYIEIGFDCGNPVTLNGNNLSPVALISQLNEIVGNHGVGRIDMIENRLVGIKSREIYETPAILVLMQAHRDLESLTLTADVTRYKRGIEETYSQMIYNGLWYNPLKTALDAFIQDTQKRVTGTVRLKLFKGNATIVGRKSENSLYSFDLATYGAEDEFDHKAAEGFVYVWGLPTRIWSEKNRGYK, from the coding sequence ATGAGTCGCGCTAAAAAAGTTGTGCTAGCATATTCGGGCGGAGTCGATACCTCCGTCTGCATTCCTTACCTCAAAAATGAGTGGGGTGTGGAAGAGGTAATTACTCTGGCTGCGGATTTGGGACAGGGAGACGAATTAGAACCGATCCGCAAAAAAGCTTTAGCATCCGGTGCTTCGGAATCTTTAGTTATTGATGCTACCGAGGAATTTGTCAAAGACTATGCGTTTCCAGCGATTCAAGCTAACGCACTTTACGAAAACCGTTATCCCCTTTCGACTGCCCTGGCTCGCCCGCTGATTGCTAAATTGTTAGTAGAAGCTGCGGAAAAATACGGTGCAGATGCGATCGCCCACGGTTGCACAGGTAAAGGAAACGATCAGGTACGGTTCGATGTGTCGATCGGCGCGCTCAACCCCAAGATTAAGATTTTAGCACCTGCGCGGGAGTGGAAAATGAGCCGCGAGGAAACGATCGCATACGGCGAGAAATGTGGCATTCCGTCCCCGGTGAAAAAGTCTTCCCCTTACAGTATCGATCGCAACTTATTGGGAATGGCAATTGAAGCCGGAATCCTCGAAGATCCGTGGGCGGAACCGCCGGAAGAGGTGTATTTGATGACAAAGGCGATCGAACAAACTCCCGACACACCCGAATACATAGAAATCGGTTTCGATTGCGGAAATCCTGTCACTTTGAACGGCAACAATTTATCACCAGTCGCCCTAATTTCCCAACTAAACGAAATAGTTGGAAACCACGGAGTCGGCCGGATTGACATGATTGAAAACCGCTTAGTCGGGATTAAATCGCGGGAAATTTATGAAACACCAGCGATTTTAGTTTTGATGCAGGCGCACCGAGACTTAGAAAGTTTGACGTTGACAGCAGATGTGACGCGGTACAAGCGAGGCATCGAAGAAACCTACAGCCAAATGATTTACAACGGCCTTTGGTACAATCCTTTGAAAACCGCTTTAGACGCATTTATTCAGGACACGCAAAAGCGAGTAACTGGAACCGTGCGGCTCAAACTATTCAAAGGAAATGCGACAATTGTTGGCCGCAAATCTGAAAATTCCCTGTACAGTTTCGACTTAGCCACCTACGGCGCAGAGGACGAATTCGATCACAAAGCTGCCGAAGGATTTGTCTATGTTTGGGGGCTACCAACCCGCATTTGGTCGGAGAAAAATAGAGGTTACAAATAG
- a CDS encoding TIGR00300 family protein: MTDSIRFLMCAPDHYDVDYVINPWMEGNVHKSSRDRAVEQWEKLYHVLKDNAVVDLVPPEKGWPDMVFTANAGLLVGNTFVLSRFYHKERQGEEPYFKAWFESKGFTVHELPKDLPFEGAGDALLDREGRWLWAGYGFRSELDSHPLLAKWLNIEVLSLRLVDERFYHLDTCFCPLTGGYLLYYPAAFDSYSNRLIEMRVAPEKRIAIEEADAANFACNAVNIDKVVVMNKVSEALKTRITKAGFQVIETPMTEFLKAGGACKCLTLRVTEPVQEDRSANVMVESRTIRMDGHLLDAGLISRALDLIIENGGSFQVLNFNLGEQRQSTSSADVKVSAPSHDVMEEIMGMLIDLGAVPPPQEICDAILEPVVQDGVGPDDFYVSTIYPTEVRVNNQWVKVQNQRMDGAVAITETAEGPVAKCKLLRDLKVGEKVVVDVVGIRTIRKTESREQRNSQEFSFMSGSVSSERRVELVVEQVAWELRQIRDRGGKVVVTAGPVVIHTGGGEHLAHLIREGYVQALLGGNAIAVHDMEQSNMGTSLGVDMKRGVAVRGGHRHHLKIINTVRRYGSIAKAVEAGLVTNGVMYECVKNNIPFSLAGSIRDDGPLPDTQMDLVKAQEEYTELLRGADMVLMLSSMLHSIGVGNMTPAGVKMVCVDINPAVVTKLSDRGSIESTGVVTDVGLFLSLLVNQLDKLTSRHHVTQSV; the protein is encoded by the coding sequence ATGACTGACTCAATTCGCTTCCTCATGTGTGCTCCCGACCACTACGATGTGGATTACGTGATTAATCCGTGGATGGAGGGAAATGTCCACAAATCATCGCGCGATCGCGCCGTCGAACAGTGGGAAAAACTTTACCACGTCCTCAAAGACAACGCTGTGGTAGACCTCGTACCGCCCGAAAAAGGCTGGCCGGATATGGTTTTCACCGCCAACGCAGGCTTACTTGTAGGCAATACCTTCGTCCTCAGCCGTTTCTATCACAAAGAGCGCCAAGGCGAAGAACCCTATTTCAAAGCATGGTTTGAAAGCAAAGGTTTCACCGTGCATGAACTCCCGAAAGACTTGCCGTTTGAGGGCGCTGGCGATGCTTTGCTCGATCGCGAAGGACGCTGGTTGTGGGCCGGATACGGCTTCCGTTCCGAACTCGACTCGCACCCGTTACTAGCAAAATGGCTCAACATTGAAGTGCTTTCGCTGCGTTTAGTGGACGAACGTTTCTATCACCTAGACACTTGTTTTTGTCCCCTAACAGGCGGCTATTTGCTCTACTATCCAGCAGCATTTGACTCGTATTCCAACCGCTTAATTGAAATGCGAGTTGCCCCGGAAAAACGCATTGCCATTGAAGAAGCAGATGCCGCCAATTTTGCCTGCAATGCCGTCAATATTGACAAAGTTGTGGTAATGAACAAGGTGAGCGAAGCCTTGAAAACGCGCATTACTAAGGCCGGTTTTCAAGTAATTGAAACGCCAATGACCGAATTTCTGAAAGCGGGCGGCGCCTGTAAGTGTCTGACGCTGCGGGTAACGGAACCGGTGCAAGAAGATCGATCGGCAAACGTGATGGTAGAAAGTCGCACCATTCGCATGGACGGCCACCTGCTCGATGCCGGTTTAATCAGCCGCGCTTTAGACTTAATTATCGAAAACGGCGGCAGTTTCCAAGTGCTCAATTTCAATTTAGGAGAGCAGCGGCAAAGCACCTCATCTGCGGACGTTAAAGTTTCGGCTCCTTCCCACGATGTGATGGAAGAAATCATGGGAATGCTGATTGACTTGGGTGCAGTTCCTCCGCCGCAAGAGATTTGCGACGCTATTTTAGAACCGGTAGTGCAAGATGGCGTCGGCCCGGACGACTTTTATGTGAGTACGATTTATCCCACGGAAGTGCGGGTAAATAACCAGTGGGTGAAGGTACAAAATCAGCGGATGGATGGAGCAGTAGCTATTACTGAAACTGCTGAGGGCCCAGTGGCTAAATGCAAATTATTGCGCGATTTAAAAGTAGGAGAAAAAGTCGTTGTAGATGTAGTCGGTATCCGCACCATCCGCAAAACAGAATCGCGGGAACAGCGCAATTCTCAAGAATTTAGCTTTATGTCCGGCAGCGTTTCTAGCGAGCGCCGTGTAGAATTGGTAGTGGAACAAGTAGCGTGGGAATTGCGCCAAATTCGCGATCGCGGTGGCAAAGTTGTAGTTACGGCGGGGCCTGTTGTTATCCACACTGGCGGTGGCGAACATTTAGCGCACTTAATTCGTGAAGGTTACGTACAAGCGCTTTTAGGTGGAAATGCGATCGCAGTTCACGACATGGAACAATCGAATATGGGAACCTCTTTAGGGGTTGACATGAAACGCGGTGTTGCTGTGCGTGGCGGACACCGACATCACTTGAAAATAATTAACACTGTGCGACGTTACGGGAGTATTGCAAAAGCTGTTGAAGCAGGCCTGGTTACTAACGGTGTGATGTATGAGTGTGTGAAGAACAATATACCGTTTTCTCTGGCCGGTTCGATCCGCGATGACGGGCCACTTCCCGACACGCAAATGGATTTAGTTAAGGCTCAAGAAGAATATACCGAACTGCTGCGCGGTGCGGATATGGTGTTAATGCTGTCGTCTATGCTGCACTCAATTGGTGTGGGAAATATGACGCCGGCTGGTGTGAAGATGGTGTGTGTGGACATTAATCCGGCGGTGGTGACGAAATTGAGCGATCGGGGTTCGATCGAATCTACTGGAGTTGTTACCGATGTGGGATTGTTCCTGAGTTTGTTGGTGAATCAATTGGATAAATTGACTAGCCGCCATCATGTAACTCAATCTGTTTAG
- a CDS encoding PAS domain S-box protein, whose product MNTTDEKNPRRETIRLPNTALQENILMVDDNPESLRLVSRLLSKRGYKVRPTRDGKLALNFALSSPPDLILLDIMMPGMDGYQVCEQLKASPKTKDIPVIFISSLNEVFDKVKAFSLGAVDYITKPFEIDEVVARVENQLLLSRLSKEILAKNALLEAEIEERKRIEAQLRESQHWLSAVIKTNPNLLYVYDVIEERSLYVNREIYSDIGYTFEEIQEMAATFIPKLIHPDDIPGFLEQRKKIETAKDGESFDFEYRIQHKNGEYRWFCSRESVFARTAQGKPWKILGTAAEISDRKQAELELKTALAALERQIKQRFLLETITLEIRYSLNPDQVFQTATAQIGRIFNADSCLIHTYTESPAPRIFNVAEYRKDAAKSLLDLEIPVQGNPHLQFLLSQDQAVVCDDVFSEPLLENVRDLCGQIGLKSMISIRTSYQGKANGMICLHQYDSPRHWTQDEIRLLKAVAAQMGIAIAQANLLEQDKQQRLKLQHSEASLAAAQKIAHIGSWELDLVTHKITWSEEVFRIFGLDSTATEPTSAQLLKMCHPEDRHLFQKTVTLTISQGISYKREFRFFHPSRQIIYVEGRGEAVFNETGEVIKLLGTVMDISDRKQAEAALLLSEERFELAFEGSAMGLWDWNLVTAEVYFNSRWKTMLGYEVEEIENNIASWEELVHPEDWRSVKAALNAHLEGKEPTYEKEFRMLTKSGEWKWILSQAKVMERDASGNPVRMTGTHTDISDRKQAEADLLLSELREREKAQQLEQTLEYLKNAQSQLIQSEKMSSIGQMVAGVAHEINNPVNFIYGNILPAKQYACDLVKLLQLYQQYYPEPVPEIAQELAEVEVDFIADDFPKIMASMQEGANRIKQIVLSLRNFSRLDETARKVIDIHEGIESTLVILQHRLQSQPKRGEIQLIKNYGTLPKVECYPAQLNQVFMNLLLNAIDAVEESSANCTCKVKQIRIVTELSGENQVCVRISDTGPGIRPEVQSRIFDPFFTTKPIGSGTGLGLSISYQIVKDRHGGKLECHSEVGRGTEFAIELPISQKVKVKS is encoded by the coding sequence GTGAATACAACTGATGAGAAAAATCCAAGACGAGAAACAATTAGACTTCCAAACACTGCTTTACAAGAAAATATTTTAATGGTGGACGACAATCCAGAAAGCTTGCGACTTGTATCCCGGCTTTTGTCTAAGCGGGGATATAAAGTGCGGCCGACACGAGATGGCAAATTGGCTCTCAACTTTGCTCTATCGAGTCCACCGGATTTGATTTTGCTGGACATCATGATGCCCGGTATGGATGGCTATCAAGTCTGCGAACAGTTAAAAGCGTCTCCGAAAACGAAAGATATTCCTGTGATTTTTATCAGCTCTTTAAATGAAGTTTTTGATAAAGTCAAAGCTTTTTCGCTGGGGGCGGTAGACTACATTACTAAACCGTTTGAAATAGATGAAGTCGTGGCTCGCGTCGAAAATCAACTGCTGCTCAGTCGGCTTTCTAAGGAAATTTTAGCAAAAAATGCGCTGCTAGAAGCTGAAATAGAAGAACGCAAGCGGATCGAAGCACAACTAAGAGAAAGCCAGCACTGGCTGTCGGCAGTAATTAAAACGAATCCTAATTTATTGTACGTTTACGATGTGATAGAAGAGAGAAGTCTCTACGTCAACCGCGAAATCTATAGCGATATTGGCTACACCTTTGAAGAAATACAGGAGATGGCAGCCACATTTATTCCTAAGTTAATACACCCTGACGATATCCCTGGATTCTTAGAACAAAGAAAAAAAATTGAGACAGCAAAAGATGGCGAAAGCTTTGATTTTGAATACCGGATACAGCACAAAAATGGTGAATATCGGTGGTTTTGCAGCCGGGAGAGCGTGTTTGCCAGAACAGCGCAGGGCAAACCTTGGAAAATTCTGGGAACTGCTGCTGAAATTAGCGATCGCAAACAAGCAGAACTCGAACTTAAAACAGCTTTAGCTGCTTTGGAACGGCAAATCAAGCAAAGATTTCTGTTAGAAACAATTACTCTCGAAATCCGCTACAGCTTAAATCCCGATCAAGTTTTTCAAACAGCAACGGCCCAGATAGGTCGAATTTTTAACGCCGATTCCTGCTTGATTCACACCTACACAGAAAGCCCAGCTCCCCGAATTTTTAATGTCGCTGAGTACAGAAAAGACGCAGCAAAATCGCTTTTAGATTTAGAAATTCCCGTACAGGGCAATCCTCACCTTCAGTTTTTATTGTCCCAAGATCAAGCGGTAGTTTGTGACGATGTTTTTTCCGAACCCCTGCTAGAAAATGTCAGAGATTTGTGCGGTCAAATAGGTTTGAAGTCGATGATATCCATCCGCACTTCCTACCAGGGAAAAGCCAACGGAATGATATGCTTGCACCAGTACGATAGCCCGCGTCACTGGACGCAGGATGAGATCAGATTATTGAAGGCTGTGGCGGCACAGATGGGAATTGCGATCGCTCAAGCCAATCTTCTCGAACAAGATAAACAACAGCGACTTAAACTTCAACACAGCGAAGCTAGTCTAGCAGCAGCCCAGAAAATTGCCCATATCGGCAGTTGGGAATTGGATTTAGTCACCCATAAAATTACTTGGTCAGAAGAAGTATTCCGCATTTTTGGTCTTGACTCAACCGCAACTGAACCGACATCTGCCCAACTTTTAAAGATGTGTCATCCCGAGGACAGACACTTGTTTCAAAAAACTGTCACTCTCACTATCTCACAAGGCATTTCCTACAAAAGAGAGTTCCGATTTTTTCATCCTAGCCGTCAAATCATATACGTGGAAGGAAGGGGAGAAGCTGTTTTTAACGAAACCGGGGAAGTAATCAAACTTCTGGGAACAGTAATGGATATTAGCGATCGCAAACAAGCCGAAGCTGCTTTGCTTCTTAGTGAAGAACGTTTTGAGCTGGCATTTGAAGGCAGTGCGATGGGATTGTGGGATTGGAATCTTGTCACGGCCGAAGTCTATTTTAATTCGCGGTGGAAAACGATGCTAGGATATGAAGTAGAGGAAATAGAAAATAATATCGCATCGTGGGAGGAACTGGTACATCCAGAGGATTGGCGTTCGGTTAAAGCAGCGCTAAATGCTCACCTAGAAGGCAAAGAACCCACTTACGAAAAGGAATTTCGGATGCTGACAAAATCCGGCGAGTGGAAGTGGATTTTGAGTCAAGCGAAGGTGATGGAACGCGACGCTTCGGGAAATCCTGTGCGGATGACGGGCACGCATACCGATATTAGCGATCGCAAACAAGCCGAAGCAGATTTGCTGCTTAGCGAACTGCGAGAACGGGAAAAAGCGCAACAGTTAGAACAAACTCTGGAATACTTAAAAAATGCTCAATCCCAGCTCATTCAATCCGAAAAAATGTCAAGTATCGGGCAAATGGTAGCGGGAGTTGCCCACGAAATTAATAACCCTGTCAACTTCATCTACGGCAATATTCTTCCCGCCAAACAGTACGCTTGCGATTTAGTAAAATTGCTCCAGCTATACCAGCAATACTATCCTGAACCAGTTCCTGAAATAGCCCAAGAATTGGCAGAAGTCGAGGTGGATTTTATCGCTGACGATTTTCCGAAAATCATGGCTTCAATGCAAGAAGGTGCTAACCGGATTAAGCAGATAGTGCTGTCTTTGCGAAACTTTTCGAGACTCGATGAAACAGCTCGCAAAGTAATAGACATTCATGAAGGGATAGAGAGCACTTTGGTGATTTTGCAGCACCGATTGCAGTCACAGCCCAAACGGGGGGAAATTCAACTTATTAAAAATTACGGCACACTGCCAAAAGTCGAGTGTTATCCGGCTCAATTAAACCAGGTATTTATGAATTTATTGTTGAATGCGATCGACGCTGTGGAAGAGTCATCAGCAAACTGTACTTGCAAAGTTAAGCAGATTCGCATTGTTACTGAACTCAGCGGAGAAAATCAAGTGTGTGTGCGGATTTCTGACACCGGGCCCGGTATCCGTCCCGAAGTTCAGTCAAGGATCTTTGACCCGTTTTTTACTACCAAACCGATCGGCAGCGGCACTGGTTTGGGGTTATCGATTAGTTACCAAATTGTTAAAGACAGGCACGGCGGTAAGTTGGAGTGTCATTCAGAAGTTGGCCGGGGAACAGAATTTGCGATCGAACTACCGATTTCGCAAAAGGTGAAAGTTAAAAGTTAG